A stretch of the Lolium perenne isolate Kyuss_39 chromosome 3, Kyuss_2.0, whole genome shotgun sequence genome encodes the following:
- the LOC127346187 gene encoding outer envelope pore protein 16, chloroplastic-like, whose translation MAHGGFLSVDLGHPFLNRTADGFLKVGTVGACKVAAEETFHCLHKGDVSKHKAEHALKTMCKEGAYWGSVAGVYVGVEYGVDRIRGHRDWKNAMV comes from the exons ATGGCTCACGGCGGCTTCCTTTCGGTGGACCTGGGACACCCGTTCCTGAACCGCACAGCGGACGGCTTCCTCAAGGTCGGCACCGTCGGTGCCTGTAAGGTCGCCGCCGAGGAGACCTTCCACTGCCTGCACAAAG GGGACGTCTCAAAGCACAAAGCTGAGCACGCG CTGAAGACGATGTGCAAGGAAGGCGCATATTGGG GTAGTGTTGCCGGGGTGTACGTGGGCGTGGAGTACGGCGTCGACAGGATCCGTGGCCACAGGGACTGG AAGAACGCCATGGTGTGA